The genomic segment CGGATTGGCTGGATAGTCGGACCGGAACCTGTTATTAACCGCCTGGCAGATATAAAAATGCAGATTGACTACGGCTCAAGTTCCCTGTCCCAGTACGCTGCCGTGAAATGCCTTGAAAACGGATTTTATGACGAACAGGCCTCATTCATTCGAAAACATTTACGAGCCAGAAGAGACACTCTGGTTGAACTGCTTGACAGGTATTTTTCAGATCTCGCCTCCTGGCGGGTACCTTCCGGAGGGTTTTACATCTGGCTGAAACTGATTCCTCCCGTGAATCCGCGCCTTCTTTTTGACCTCGCCCTGAAGAGAGGCGTCCTGCTTAATCCGGGTGTTCTGTATGATCGAAGTGCAAAGCAGTATTTACGACTTTCTTATGCCTATGCATCGCCTGAAGAAATGAAAAAAGCCATCCACGTCCTTCGAGACATCATACGGGAAATCTCAAAATGAATCACAACAATCAATGGAGGGCTTCATCCTCCACTGATTGTCAGTTGAACCTATCGGACTGCTGCGAGTGGTTATCCGTTTACCCTCATCGCCCTGAGGCGGTACTGCCCGGTCGTGCGGAATAAATCTTTTGATCTTCCAGACTCTTTTCCTTTCAGAAAACTGATTATCCTGCAGAAAGAGCGGCCACGGATTATCATCAAAAGATCCACTTTTTTTGCCTGAAATTTTTTATCAGGAACGAAAAAGCCGGCAGGAAGGCTCTATGCCTCTCTGGCGGCTTCATGATCCGGCTATGATTCAATGACTCCCCTGCGCGGATACGCCTGCTTTTTTCTCTTTTCTGGATAGCAGGTAACCCTCTTCTTTCAGCAATTCCGCAGTAAGGACACCCCCGCCGGCCGCACCTCTTAAGGTATTGTGCGACAGGCAAACGAATTTATAATCAAACAGCGTATCTTCTCTTAATCTGCCCATCGTAATACCCATGCCGTTTTCAAAATCACGGTCCAGCCCGGTCTGCGGGCGGTCATCTTCGGTCATATATTTCAGAAACTGTTTTGGTGCACTGGGCAAATGCAGCTCCTGCGGCTTGCCGCTGTAAGATGCCCAGCATTCAAGAATCTGCTCCCTTGTCGGTTTTTTCCGGAATGATACAAAAACGGTTGCCAGATGACCATCAGAGACAGGAACGCGGATACATTGTGTGGTAATCAGAGGCTCTGTCGCATTAACAATTTTTCCGTTCTGAATATGGCCCCATATTTTAAGCGGTTCCTGTTCGCTCTTCTCCTCTTCGCCGCTGATAAATGGAACGACATTGTCTTCGATTTCCGGCCAGTCTTTGAAGGTCTTGCCGGCCCCTGAGATCGCCTGATACGTGCTGACCACAACCTTTTCAGGCTCGAACGCCTTAAGTGCAGAGAGTGGCGGCACATAACTCTGGATCGAACAGTTCGGCTTTACCGCAACAAAACCGTATTTTGTACCCAGGCGCTTTTTTTGCACATCAATGATCTTCAGATGATCGCTGTTAATTTCCGGGATGACCATCGGTACGTCCGGTGTGCCCCGATGCGCAGAATTATTTGAAATCACCGGAATTTCCGCCTTGGCGTACTTTTCCTCCAGTTCCCTGATCTCATCTTTCGCCATCTTCAAAGCACAAAAGACAAAATCAACCTCTCTCTTGATCTCTTCCACATCTTGTACATCTTTGACCTGAATAGCCTTTACAGAGTCCGGCATGGGAATATTAAGTTTCCAGCGATTCTTGACCGCTTCTTCATATGTTTTTCCGGCAGACCTGCCGCTTGCTGCAATAGTCGTTACTTTAAAAAACGGATGGTCTTCCAGCAGCGTGATAAATCGCTGACCGACAAAACCGGTTCCGCCAAGAATACCCACCCTCAGTTTCTCAGACACACGCATTTCCTCCTCTATCTAAGAGTAAAAACATTATACTACAGATCAGGCGAAAAAGTCCGGATTTTTTTCAATTCCTGTGTAATCCACCTTTCTGGTGAACCTCCCGCCACTAAAGTGGCAGGCTTCTTTTCCTTACTCAAAAACCAGGTTCCTTTTTACAGAACAAGAGTCTCCGATCAGGAGTGAAAGCACCTTCGTCTCACTTGGCATCATAAATGAAAGCTCTTAATAATCTCGCGTAGTACGTTTTTCCCTTCAAACAGGATCAATGCAGAAAGAGATAAGGCGCTCAGGGAAATGCAGATGATGGATGGAATGACAAATCCGACAAGTCCTGTCAAATAGAATATAAGCGGAACGGTACCGAACACGATGTCTACAATCAAGTAGATGATATAATCCCCGGCCGGCATTTTCGTTACTTTAGCTATAATAGCCAGCGACAGCATGGCAACAGAGCAGGAGATGGGAATCACAAAACTCAGCGACCAGCCCCGCCATCCAGTGAACCAATCCCATCCAAAACTCAAAGTGGATAGAATAAAGACTTGAGCCGTGATATTATTTGGAATATTATCCTTCTTCCTCAGCGCATAAAGTAGACTGATCCAGAAACAAAGGATGCCGAGCACGACAAAAACGGACCAGTATCCGCTTTGAGGAAGTATGAGATTGATGGCAACACAGGTGACGCCTGCTATAATCGTCGAAAAAATCAATAGTTTAAAAAACAGCTCAAATTGTCTGTATATTGTGGGTACCATAGGATAGATTGCTTTCTCATCAACGCCTGACAGCCTGTTTTGGCATAAGGGACACACGGTCTCTTCCCCTCGGAAGCTCACCTTGCATTTTCCGCAATATTTCATGCTTCCACCTTCCCGTCGCCTGTCGGATTCGTTGCCATTTCGACTTTAGCGCCCAGATTGGTCAAGGTTCGAAAAAATCGGCGCTGTATCTCAGAGCTGATTAAGGGGGATGAGAAACTGACACTCAGTCGATCCTGATAGGAACACATGCATATCTGCAATCCGTTGGTCCCGGAGCAAACATCAAATGAACGGATAAATGTCTCCACTTCATGCGGCATGGAGATGACCCCAAGATTAGAAAAACCTGCCGTGCTCCGCCGCATGGCGAGATCGTACGCAGCCCTTAACACACGATCTTTGATAAAGAGCGGTGTGATTCTTGAAAAAATATTATTCTCCACAGCCGAATAAGCTTCTATAATCCGGGTCAGATTCTCTTTTGACAGACCGATGCGTAAATCGTCGCCAATCTTTTTCACGACATCCTCAAACGAGGCACTAAGATTCCAGTAATCATATCCGATCAGTAAAACGCTGAAGAAGTTTCGCACCGTTGATGAAGGAAAATGGCCACGCAGATTGACCGGAACATCCAGAACAATAGGCCTTCTTTTTGCCCGGGCAGGCACGGTCTCGCTGATGGCCATCATCAAACAGGCGCCAAGAAATACAGTAAGTGTTGTATGGTACTGGTGCGCCGCATCAAGTAAAGGGCGCAGGTTAACCCAACCGGTCATAATTTTCAGCCTGTCTTCAGGATATTTGCGGCCTCGCAGCCGACAGGCATATCCACGTCTGTTCTGCCTGACATTTGGAGAACCCGTATAGTACTTATGAAAACTGTCATCACTCATCTGCATAGCCGAGGCGTCATAGTCCAAGGACGGTTCGGTTATCTGATGCCGTTGTGATAAATATTTTGTGATCAGTGTTCTGAGAAAATGCAGCGCTCCAGTCCCATCCGAAAGCACATGATAGACCTCCAGATTTACCCGGTTATTATAGTAACTCACATCAAAAAGCAGATTTTTCCTGTTTTTTCTGTAAATAGCCGAACAGGGTGGTGTATTTTCCTCATGGACGATAGGCATCCTGTCCGTACTTTCAAGGTAATACCAGAAAAAACCGCGTTTCAACACTGATTGATAGACATGGAAAATCCGGATCGTCTGATCGAGTACATCTTGCAGGATAGCAGGATCAACCCTGTCGTACAGTTCGCAGGATATACGAAAAACCTGCGTGTCGGCTTTCCCCGCAGCGGCAGGAAAAATAAGTGCCGCATTATCCAATCTGCTCCAGTTATCGTCCGTTTTCATCCACCCCTTAAGAAACCTGTTAGTGAGTTGACAGCATAGACAGGCAGTGGCGACTTATTTACCACTTTAAGAAATCCCCTTCATTTATCAACAGACTGACCGGTCTGAATTGCCATTTAGTTTTTTTTACAAAACCCCGACACTCATGCACCCTGTGAAAAGCTTTTCTGATTTTTTCAGTATTGTCTCCTGAATAATAGGCAAAAACACCAAGTGGGCGAAGCCCCGCAATTGAGGAGTGGACAGCACGTCTCACTTCTTCTGCCTCTATACAAACGTGCAGATAGCTACTGACCTTTATAAAACCATTTTTTCGATACCAGTCATTCACCCACGGATCGTCTCTTGTCCAGGCTTCAAGTTCAAAAATACCGAGCTTTTTCAAGCTTGCTTCTACCGCGGCAAGCAGCTTCGCGCCAATGCCCTGTCGCTGAAAATCCGGATGAACAGCCAGATGCCAGATCATTCCGCCTCGAGATGAACATAAGGTACACACACTCTTCGGCTCGCTCTCATATTCGACGTCAATCAAACCGATAACCTTACCCGACTCAACCGCAACCAGCTCAATTGATGGATGATCATAAGTTTCCTTCTTCTGATAAACATTGTCAAAGTATGCCGTATGTAAAAAAGACAGGACACGGCAGCGCAGCCAGGCTTCCTCATCTTCTTTTTTGTAATCCCTGATCAACATCTCACTTCACTTCTTTCTCGGTCTTCAACGGCGACGCAACACGTTCAACCTTGATGCGATCCGGGTCTTCAAAGAAAGCAGCGTAATAGTCCTTCCCGCCCGCAAACGGATGACGATCCGCATATAAGATAGGAACGCCGCACTCAGTCAACGCCGTTCGTCAGATCGTCCACTTCTTGCCGGGAATCCGCATGGAAAGCCAGATGATTGAGACCCGTCCGGCATCGGTGATATGGGATGTGCAGATGCTTTTCCCTTGTCTGAACAAGGACAATGTAAGTCTCACCCAGTTTCCACTTTTTCCCGACAAGATAGAAATATTCGTCTTTATCCTCCCGCGCGAGGTCGCCGGTGTAATGAATACCTGACACAATTTATTAACGCACATCAAAAACTGTGATAATTACCCTGCCCAATTTAAAACTGATATTTGATGAGCCAAACACCATTCGGATCCGGTTTATTGTCGATACGAAGACCACCCAGGGTAGCTGATGCCAGCGTCGTTTTCTCCCCTTTCACCACAGTGACAGGGACATTCGCCTCTCCAAACAGGCGAGTCAGGGTACTTTGCAGCCCGTCTCTTTCTGAAATAAGCTTCAGCTGTTTCAGCCTGATCGGACTGTCCACTGTTTCAACAGCATCCCGGTTTCTTTGTAATTCGATCCGGAACCCGAACGGTATGCCAATAAATGTGCGCCGATTATTGGCATGGATGGTGAAATTCATCTCACGCGCACGCCCGATGATCCCCTGATATTCCGGTTCTGTTACGAGGAAGCCGATATGATCAAACTTTGGACGTTTGCCATATCCGCAGGTGAGGTTGACTGCCCCTTTTTTCATTTCTATAATCCGGAACTGGATACCTTTTTCCCGGAAATCAGCCCATGACAGCGGAGGATTATAATTCCGGAATTCTCCCTGATATCTTCCGATCCGCTGAGTTACACGAAAACCAAGGCTTGTATAAAAATTTTCTGTTTTCTCAACATAAGGGGTCCAGAAATGGTAATGAAATAACATCTGTCCTCTCTCCTTTGGAAAAGATCAAATCAGTTCATCCCATCAGCGATCCATTGCTTTATATCTGTCCAGTCTTGCTGCGTGCCATGAATCCTCAGCCTGATTCTCCTTCAAAAAAGCATCAAGGAAATCAATCATAAAACGCTGACGTTTCATTGCAATTTCTTTGGCTGGACGGGTGTTCATCCTGTCTTTCAACAAGAGAAGCTTTTCAAAAAAATGATTGATCGTTGTTGTTTGCTGAGACTTGTACTCTGCAACCGTCTGATTTTCTTTTGGCAGAATAAGCGGATTATAGAGTTCCTGTCCTTTATAACCCCCGTATGCAAAGGCTCTGGCAATACCAATCGCACCGATTGCATCCAGGCGATCTGCATCCTGCACGATTTCACCCTCAATAGTTTTCATGGGTGATCTGGATTTGCCTCCCTTAAATGAAAGGTCATAAATAATCTGACAAACGTGATTAACATCATCTTGAGCGACATTTTGTGATTCAAGCCACTTCCTGGCAGCCCGTGGCCCGGCCTTTTCATCACCATGATTGAATTTCCAGTCCGCTATATCATGAAGAAGCGCACCCAGCTTAACGACCCTTTCATTCACATTCTGGTTCATGTCGTGTTTCAAGAGCATCAAACTGTTATCGTAGACTCGCTTCACGTGCCACCAGTCATGCCCGCTCCCCTCACCCAGCAGTTTTAATTTTAC from the Sporolactobacillus sp. Y61 genome contains:
- the asd gene encoding aspartate-semialdehyde dehydrogenase; the encoded protein is MSEKLRVGILGGTGFVGQRFITLLEDHPFFKVTTIAASGRSAGKTYEEAVKNRWKLNIPMPDSVKAIQVKDVQDVEEIKREVDFVFCALKMAKDEIRELEEKYAKAEIPVISNNSAHRGTPDVPMVIPEINSDHLKIIDVQKKRLGTKYGFVAVKPNCSIQSYVPPLSALKAFEPEKVVVSTYQAISGAGKTFKDWPEIEDNVVPFISGEEEKSEQEPLKIWGHIQNGKIVNATEPLITTQCIRVPVSDGHLATVFVSFRKKPTREQILECWASYSGKPQELHLPSAPKQFLKYMTEDDRPQTGLDRDFENGMGITMGRLREDTLFDYKFVCLSHNTLRGAAGGGVLTAELLKEEGYLLSRKEKKAGVSAQGSH
- a CDS encoding DUF6320 domain-containing protein, which encodes MVPTIYRQFELFFKLLIFSTIIAGVTCVAINLILPQSGYWSVFVVLGILCFWISLLYALRKKDNIPNNITAQVFILSTLSFGWDWFTGWRGWSLSFVIPISCSVAMLSLAIIAKVTKMPAGDYIIYLIVDIVFGTVPLIFYLTGLVGFVIPSIICISLSALSLSALILFEGKNVLREIIKSFHL
- a CDS encoding GNAT family N-acetyltransferase produces the protein MLIRDYKKEDEEAWLRCRVLSFLHTAYFDNVYQKKETYDHPSIELVAVESGKVIGLIDVEYESEPKSVCTLCSSRGGMIWHLAVHPDFQRQGIGAKLLAAVEASLKKLGIFELEAWTRDDPWVNDWYRKNGFIKVSSYLHVCIEAEEVRRAVHSSIAGLRPLGVFAYYSGDNTEKIRKAFHRVHECRGFVKKTKWQFRPVSLLINEGDFLKW
- a CDS encoding HD domain-containing protein, whose translation is MDIVKETENYVKLKLLGEGSGHDWWHVKRVYDNSLMLLKHDMNQNVNERVVKLGALLHDIADWKFNHGDEKAGPRAARKWLESQNVAQDDVNHVCQIIYDLSFKGGKSRSPMKTIEGEIVQDADRLDAIGAIGIARAFAYGGYKGQELYNPLILPKENQTVAEYKSQQTTTINHFFEKLLLLKDRMNTRPAKEIAMKRQRFMIDFLDAFLKENQAEDSWHAARLDRYKAMDR